A segment of the Amycolatopsis thermophila genome:
CATCGACACTGTCCATGCCCCGACTCTAACCGATCGGTCAGGACTCTGTCCGATGGGTCAGTCGCCGGTGCCCGCAGCCGTGCGGGGTCGCGTACCGGTACGTGCCGGCGTCAGGCCGAGGTCGTGCCGTCCCCGGTCTCCGGGGCACCCTTCGGCCGGACCTTCACCTGCGGTGCGCCGCCGCCGGTGGACGGCGGTGGCTGTACACACTGGACGGACGCGGCGTGCGACGCGGACGGGGCCGTCGTGGCGGACGAAGCCGGCGGCTCGCCCGGCGTCGTGGACGTCGTCGGCGGGGCCGGGCGCGTCGTGGACGGTTTCGACGGCGCGGGCGCGGTGCAGGAGATCGAGAATTCGACGGTGACGGTCCCGTTCCCGGCCGGCCCGGCGCTGCCCGAGCAGGTGAACGTGGCGCGGTACCGGCCGGGCTTGCCCGCCGCTTTCCCGGACCCGGTGTAGTTGTCGGTGGTGCGGCTCAGCGACACCGGCGCGGTGAGGCCGGCGGAGGTCACGGCGCCGGCGTTGCCGGCGCAGTAGGCGGTGAAGGTCAGCGTCTGCCCCGGCGTCACCGCCGTGGGGCTGACCTGGAGCGTCGGCGGCGGCGCGGTCGCACTCGCGGTCGCCAGGCCGAACATGCTCGTGCCGAGTGCGAGCGCACCGGCGCCGGCGAGGATCCGTGTTCTGTGCATGGTGAACTCCCTTTCCGGAGTGTTTTCCCCAGTTCCCGCCGTGCCGGTGTCAGCGCAGCACGGCGAAGACGATGATGTTGTCGCGGTAGCTGTGCGCGGCGTGGTCGAAGGAGCCGCCGCAGGTGATCAGCCGCAGTTCCGGTCCGGCGGTGTCGCCGTAGACGGCGTCGGACGGGAAGGTGTCCTTGTCGATCTGCTCGATGCGGCTCACGGCGAACCGCACGGCCGAACCGTCCTTTCGCGACACCGTGATCTCGTCGCCCGGCGCCAGTTCGCGCAGGCGGTAGAAGATGCCCTTCTGCTTGTTCCCGTCGACGTGGCCGAGGATCACCGCCGGGCCCACCTCGCCGGGCGACGGGCCGAAGCGGTACCAGCCGGCCTGCAGCGGCTGCGCCACCGGCGGCACCTCGATGGTCTGGTCCGGGTTCAGTCCCAGCGGGACGAGCGTGGAGTGCGCGCCGATCCGGGGGATGTCGACGGCTTCGGGCTCGGCCGCCGGGGCCGGCTGCGCGGACGACGTGACGGGTGCGGCC
Coding sequences within it:
- a CDS encoding class F sortase, translating into MDARRRRRGHRMWWLAVLLGLLAGCAGAPQQATEPPAAPVTSSAQPAPAAEPEAVDIPRIGAHSTLVPLGLNPDQTIEVPPVAQPLQAGWYRFGPSPGEVGPAVILGHVDGNKQKGIFYRLRELAPGDEITVSRKDGSAVRFAVSRIEQIDKDTFPSDAVYGDTAGPELRLITCGGSFDHAAHSYRDNIIVFAVLR